Proteins found in one Triticum aestivum cultivar Chinese Spring chromosome 4D, IWGSC CS RefSeq v2.1, whole genome shotgun sequence genomic segment:
- the LOC123097821 gene encoding 50S ribosomal protein L10, chloroplastic encodes METSFLPTARPLPAFQTLAAAPRCPRPLRRSTIRAAISRGRKEDTVAVVREQLEGCYLLAGIRYEGLTVKQFQGIRDALPESCHLLVAKNTLVGKAIEGTPWEALKPCMKGMNAWLFVHTEEVPVALKPYRAFQKEERVEETNDFIGAVFEGKYYEPGEFKSLETMPSRAEVYSKLLGALNGPATSLVTTLQAPARDVVAVLSAYVRKLEEESGAGAGAA; translated from the coding sequence ATGGAGACCTCCTTCCTCCCGACCGCGCGGCCCCTCCCCGCGTTCCAAACCCTAGCAGCGGCCCCGCGCTGCCCCCGCCCTCTGCGCCGCTCCACCATCCGCGCTGCCATCTCCCGCGGGCGCAAGGAGGACACGGTCGCCGTGGTCCGCGAGCAGCTGGAGGGGTGCTACCTCCTGGCCGGCATCCGGTACGAGGGCCTGACGGTGAAGCAGTTCCAGGGCATCCGCGACGCGCTGCCGGAGTCGTGCCACCTCCTGGTGGCGAAGAACACGCTGGTGGGGAAGGCCATCGAGGGCACCCCCTGGGAGGCGCTCAAGCCGTGCATGAAGGGCATGAACGCCTGGCTCTTCGTCCACACGGAGGAGGTCCCCGTCGCGCTCAAGCCCTACCGCGCCTTCCAGAAGGAGGAGCGCGTCGAGGAGACCAACGACTTCATCGGGGCGGTGTTCGAGGGAAAGTACTACGAGCCCGGCGAGTTCAAGTCGCTCGAGACCATGCCCAGCCGCGCCGAGGTCTACTCCAAGCTGCTCGGCGCCCTTAATGGGCCGGCCACCTCCCTCGTCACCACGCTGCAGGCGCCAGCCAGGGACGTCGTCGCCGTGCTCTCCGCCTACGTGCGCAAGCTCGAGGAGGagtccggcgccggcgccggcgccgcctaG